One Dermacentor silvarum isolate Dsil-2018 chromosome 10, BIME_Dsil_1.4, whole genome shotgun sequence genomic window carries:
- the LOC119431302 gene encoding very low-density lipoprotein receptor: MSAIPAALLFPLVFLSALSRAVTYSVQVARTSDPCLTNEFKCASSGYCIRVSCLCDGRNDCDDGSDERDCEGGRKCSVTEFQCQNGQCISSWRRCDGRPDCDDLSDEGKAICGSETCHPDHFACKNRTGACIPAEWRCDRVRDCADGSDEQDCPNVTCSDETEFACRNGRCVLRGWRCDGDNDCGDGSDEENCPLDTRS; the protein is encoded by the coding sequence ATGTCTGCCATTCCTGCAGCCCTGCTGTTTCCACTGGTCTTCCTTAGCGCTCTCAGCAGAGCAGTCACCTACAGCGTTCAAGTTGCTCGAACATCGGACCCTTGCTTGACAAACGAGTTCAAGTGCGCAAGCAGCGGCTACTGCATTCGGGTGTCGTGTCTCTGCGACGGAAGAAACGACTGCGACGACGGCTCCGACGAAAGAGACTGCGAAGGCGGCCGCAAGTGCTCGGTGACGGAGTTCCAGTGCCAGAACGGCCAGTGCATCTCGAGCTGGCGGCGGTGCGACGGTAGGCCCGACTGCGACGACCTCTCGGACGAAGGCAAGGCAATCTGTGGGTCCGAGACTTGTCATCCAGATCACTTCGCGTGCAAGAACCGTACCGGCGCTTGTATTCCCGCCGAATGGCGGTGCGACCGAGTTCGCGACTGTGCCGACGGCTCCGACGAACAAGACTGCCCGAATGTGACCTGTTCGGACGAGACGGAGTTCGCTTGCAGAAACGGTCGATGCGTCCTGCGGGGTTGGAGATGCGATGGTGATAACGACTGCGGCGATGGATCGGACGAAGAGAACTGCCCGCTTGACACGCGTTCGTAG